The genomic interval CAGGCTCAGAGCCCCACGGTTGGGCCCGGCTCTCCCACaatgctgtgcagcacagggcaGCCCCCAGGCCACGCCCCAACAGCATGGACGCCCCAAGGCCCCGAGCTGGGACAGCCCAGACCTGGGGGCTGCCTCTGGCCATGTGGCCCTGCACAGATCTCAGGAAGCATGTCAGGCTCTTCCTCGCTGGCGCCAGGGTGGGCCCAGGATGCCCAGCCTCCACCCAGCACCAAGACAGCTTCAGTCACCAGCAGCATCCTGATTCACCCAGGTCACCACACTCTGCCCACTTCTAAAGCCAAGGCACCTAGTCACTTTTGCCAGCAGCCTCTTCTCGTCCGCGGGAGGGGCCTCACCTTGTGGAACTCGCGCAGGAAGGAGCGTTCGTACTCGCCCCGACAACGGTCCTCCATCCGCTCCCGGGTCACCTGGTGCAGGGTGCTGGTCACAGCCTCCGCGCTGACCCGCTCCAGCAGACTGAGCTTGTGCCTGGAGGAGAGCCCCGCCCACGTCGCACGCAGCGCACGCACCCGCCGCGCACCCTCAGCACAGCCTCCTGCAGCCCTCCCGCTGGGGCAAAACCGCCCCGGGGAACTCAAGGCAAAGCCGCTGAGATGGCAGCACCGGTAAGGCACCTCCCGCTCTCCCCAAGGGGTCAGCACCTCTGGCTACTGGGGCCAAGGCCTCGTCCACCTCCTAACAATGGCCCTCAAACAATAGCTGGAGATATCACTACTCCGGCCACGTGAACACAGATGTAGCAGTCTCTGCTTCTCAGTGCTGATCCTGACCCATGATGGCAGAAAAGCCCAAGAGAACCAAGCTTCTGGGGAGCACGCCACACCGTCAGCCCAGTGAGAAGACTCTGACGGCTGCGCAGCCGCCACTCCATTCACACTGACAGTCATCACAAGGGGCCACAGAACGTCCCAagcggtccaggggttaagaatcctcccAAAGCAGAGGagacaggttcaattcctggtcagggaactaagatcccacgtgtcgcGGGGCAACCAAGTGCACACTGCAGCCCAGCGAAGGCCCCGTGCGCCACAGTCCAGACCCGACGCAGCCACGCCAGCAACAGGCGAACAGGTATTTCATACAAGCAGCATCCAGAGAGCCGGGGACCCGCACGACAGGACCTGGGTCTGACAACAGAATCCTTCCCTCCTCACAAGGCTAGAAAGGCCATCAGTTTGCCCAGCATGCTGGTCTAATCTCTGACTTGCTCTACAGAGAAGAGATAGCAAGCGTATCTTTCTCAATTCCAAGACAAACATCATTCCACTTCCGAGAGCCTACAATAGGCACAGCAGAATTCTGCACAGCCCGGGAAAGTAGAATCAAGCAGTCTTAGCGTAAGCAGAGTACAAAGGTGAATTCACCTGAGCCAGGGTGAATAACAGACGCACCTAGACAAGGACAAGAGGCATAAACTCATAGAAGACACATATCCTGAGAACCCTTGGGAACCAGGGCGAGCGGCAGAGACCACCCCCAGCCAGCTCACCAGCTCTCTGCAGGGGCCGGCGGGACCCAGAGGGGCAAGCAGGAGCCAGGAGGGACAGGGACACAGGACACGCAGGCCAAGTACTCACAGGACCTGGCTGAGCTGGTGGAACTGCTCCAACGCTTGGCGGCACCAGCACTGCTGTTTGTCACTGCCGCACCCCGCGCACAGCGGGCTCTGCAGAAGGCGGTAGTACCGGCGGCGGGCATACCTGCTGTCCAATTCCCCCTCCAGTTCCGGGTCTGTGCCTCCTTCCCCTTTTCTCTTACTCTGCATGTAAACTCTCAAGAAGCGCCCGTAGAGGCGCTGGATCATCTCCTGAAAAGCTCTGGGAGTGGAAAAGAACAGGACGCCCCGCAACGTGGTGTGGACCTTCTCCCGAAGCCCCTGAGCACCGGTGCCCATCAGCAAGCCCAGGCGAGTCCATTTCTCCAGGAGCTCTAGACTACGCAGGTAGGGATCCAGGCGGCTCTCCAGCAGACCGAAAGCATCGAGGAGCAACAGAAGGCACTGGGGCTCGTCCGCACAGTTCTCGCGCTGAGAGATGGCATTCCAGAACTCGAGGGAGATGTTGGCCTGCAGGTCGGTCTGCAGCACCTCTACGAACCACTCCTCCAGGACCGAGTGCAGACCGTGGCCCCTGAGCACCTCCACCGCCGCCCGGAGCTCCTCCTCTTTTGGAGGGACGGCACCGCTGGTTCGAGAGGATGCCTGCAGTACAGAAAACCATGAGAAGGGGACGCAGCGCGGAGGCGGAGAGGGTGGAGACAGGTGAGAAAAAGCGGGAAAGGGACAGCGCGGATGGAAGGCCACGGGAACCCCGCCGCCCTTCCTCGCAGGGACGCAGGCCCACGCGAGGGAAGGGCTGCGGAACACGCAGGGAAGCCAGGACGGGCGCCGGCGGGCTCGGGGCCCCGGGCACCCCGCGCCGGCCCGTCGCCCCATCTCGGGCCTCACCAGTCCCAGCGCGGCCGGAGGCACCAGCCCGGTGCTCACGGTGTTCCAGGCCGCCAGCAGCTCCTGCGCAGGCCCCGAGTCACGGCCCGCCTCCGTCGCCGCCGCCATCTGCGCCCACCAGCTCTCAGAGCCGCTCGGCGAGGCGCGCCGCGATGACGCCAAATTGGGCGCGCGCGCGCGACGATGACGCACACGGTGCGCGGCGAGAGGCGCAGGGGCGGTGACGCGACCGGGGGCGGGGCGAGCGGAGATCGTGCGCAGGCGCCGAGGGGGGCTGCGGCGGCGGTTGGGGCGGCGGGGCCCGGCGGCGACCATGACCCAGCAGGGCGCGGCGCTGCAGAATTACAACAACGAGCTGGTCAAGTGTGAGTGGCCGCGCGGCGAGGCCGGCGGGCAGGCTGGGAGGGCGGCGGGGTCGCCGGCCTGCGGGCCCGGGCCGGCGCTGGCCCGCCGCGCGCGGCTGTTCCGGCCGGAGCGGCCCGGACGCCGGGCGGAGCCGCGGAGTGGCCGCCCCGAGAGCCGGCCTCTATGGCGCGAGCAGGGTGCGGGGGCCTGGGCGCGCTCAGCCGCACAGACAGCACGGGGGCTCGCGCGGGGCCTCCTGAGACGGCGGACGCCCTGGGCCGCCGGCCGCCGGCCTGGTCTGGGCGCCCGGGCCTTCGCTGGCCGCTCGCCTCGCGCGCTGGGGCCGGCGCTCCCGTGCCCACCGCGGCCCCCGGCGCCCACCGCGCCCGCTCCCCGCTCGCCGCAGGCATCGAGGAGCTGTGCCAGAAGCGGGAGGAGCTGTGCCGGCAGAtacagcaggaggaggaggagaagcagaggctGCAGAACGAGGTCAGGCAGCTGACGGAGAAGCTGGCCCGAGTCAACGAGAACCTGGCGCGCAAGATCGCCTCTCGGAACGAGTTCGATCGGACCATCGCGGAGACGGAAGCCGCCTACCTCAAGGTGGGGCTCGGGGTCCGGGTGCTGGCCCCGGGGCGCCTAGACAGGTCGTCGGCCCCCGTGGAGTGACAGCGCGGCCTGGGTCCTACTGTTGGCGTCATGTCGCCGTGTCGCTGGCTCCAGACTGAGCAGCAGCGGGAGCGGGAGCCGACCGGGGCCTGGATTCCCAGGGTGTGAGCAGTGGGCTTTGGGCTATACTCAGAGGGGAGCAGGGTCCGGCGTAGGAGAGGGCGCCGGGCTGTGGCAACTTTCcgacggggcgggggcgggggtggggggggtggggtgggggaagagtgTTAACTGGCTGGCGTCTCTGTCCGCAGATCCTGGAGAGCTCGCAGACTCTGCTTAGTGTCCTGAAGCGAGAAGCGGGGAACCTGACGAAGGCTACAGCCTCAGAGCAGAAGAGCAGTGGAGGCAAAGAGAGCTGATGAGGCCGCGGGTGGGGGTCCTGCCTGTGGCTCAGCGCCCCCCGAAAGCCTGTCTTTAAAGCACCTTTGTTCTTCAGGGAAGCAGCTTTCTCCGTTTGTTGTCTTCGGTGCCGAGAGGGGCAACTGCCAAGCTTCAGTGGCTCTGGGTGACAGGATGGCCCTGGGTGTAGCCCACCCAGTGGGGGGGTCCTAGTCCTGCACTCACGCAGGCTCTGGGGAGTGTAGCTCTGCAGGGCCCCCACACCACCCGGGCTGCAGGGAAGGCCTGCTTCTAAACTTAGCAGGGCGGGAGTCCCCAGACTTCCTTCCTCAGCTGGTAGGTGCCCAGGCaagtggaggaggggctggggccctTCTTCACCTCAGAGCTTGCCCTGGAGGCCTGTGACTGTCAATAAAGTTTGTCTTTGTAAAGATCCATGCCACCCTGCTGCCTGTGTAGTGTGGGGCTGCCAGATGCaaaccgcacacacacacacccgcccccccccccccccccccgcccccctgcccaAGTCAGAACACAGAACTCTGGCCCGGCTGTCATATGGTTCCTTGTGAAGGAGAGAAGAGGGCCTGGAGTGACTTTCCCTGTGTCCAGCCTTGTTGGGGTAGAGGTAAGGGTGCCCCTGAGCGTTTCCTGTGACCTCTGCCACACCCGCTTCCTCTGAGCCTAGCACATAGCCCACACTGCACTGAAGGTGCCGCTGCTCCTGGCCTCTAGCATAAGGTCGGGTCTAGGGAGCCTTCTTGGTCCTTAGAGCCCTGGGAAGAGCTGCACTCCAGCCCAGTGACTCCGAACGCTGCGGGGCAGCACAGCACCCATGCTTCCCACTCTCTCTGGTCACGAGTGGCGTCTGTGCAGCCTGGGGCCCAGCCATCCCTCCTGAGTCTTCTGGGCCCATCTCCTTGGCCTATCAGCCCCGCTGGGGTCCTCACAACTGCTGTCTCTTGAGGTTGGGCAGATTGGGAAGCGTGTGTCAGTTGAAAAGGTCTACAGAAGTCTGGGCCCACCCCTTCCAGGAAAACACCTTCCTCCCTCCCAAGCCTGGCCAGGTGGCATTTCTCCTGGGCTTGACGTTCCAAGAGGAAAAGACATGCCTTCAAGGGCTGGATTGTGAATGGCCTGGCTCCACACAGGCAGCCAGTCCAGCCGGGAGCCGCTCCTGTTCTTGTCACCTCTTGGCAGTTTTCCCTGCTAGCGGGACCCCAAGCGAGTGGTCAGCTTGCCATGGCCTTTCTGCAGGCCCTAGTAGGTCCGGGAACTTTCCAGTCTAATCAAGCAGCGaggctccctgccctgcccttctgTCCACCCCCAGCCCTTTGCCCTTCAGGAAAGCCTTCAGACCCGACAGCTATAGTGCCCCCGCTCCCAGGCCTGTAGGATTCCAGCCCCTAGAAAGCTTGCCTGGCGTCCCGCCTCCCACCACAGCTCTCGCTGACCTGcttctggggggcagggggagcccTAGAGACCAGGGGTATGCACAGGGCAGACCCTCGCCCAGCCAAAGCATGGCTGGGAGGGGAAGCAGGGCAATGAGGGCCACGGGTGGGGAGGAGCCTGGGCCACACTACGCGGTGTGGGGCATTATTCAGGGCCACCTCCCTGGGCACACACGCCACGATGGTCCTCCACCCGACCCCAGGTGGGCGGCCTCCGCCACGCTGCCTCGATGTAGCCTCACGGACCGCACCTCGATAcgccctctccccagcccaggaccGCGCAGGAAGGTGGAGGCAGCTCATCCGGTGTCGTTTATTGGGTCCGTCATCAGAGGCAGGGAGGCGTGCCGATCaccagaaacagtggctgatgtGGGGGTGCGGGTGGGGAGATCCAAGTCCCACCGGCCTCCACCCGGACACAACTGACGGCAGGAGCAGCCCTCCCCACAGGCAGTGCCTGCAAACCAGGATCGGGAGTCCCGGGCACCCCAGGCTCGGGCCCTGAGCACCAGCCTGCTCGTGAGGCCCCAGGCAGGGCGAGCAGGACGTGGGTGGGCAGAGCCCGGCAGGCCGCAGGGCGCGCAACCCCCGGACACCGGGGGCTCAGCCTTGGCCATGCTGGTCAGGGGGTGGGAGGTCAGAAGTAGAGGGCTGGCTCGCTTCGGAAGTCCGAGAGGTCGTTCTGACTGGCGGGTGTGAGCTGAGAGAGGGGTGTGGAGGCAGTCAAGGGCACGCCCAGGCGTTAGAGCCCCCATCTTGCCCACCTTCCCTGGGCGCCCATCCACCACCTGTCCCTGCTCACCATGACCTCCTTGGACGGGGCCTCCTCCGCACTCGGAGCCCGCTCCAGCACCTGCTCCGGCCACTTGCTGAAAGCCACGGAGTGCTTCGGCGTGTAGCTGGACAAGCCTGCAGGCCGAATGGGTGGACATATGGCTGCAGTCCCACGGCCTGGGCCGCCCCACCCCATCCTGCCTGCCCGCCCTGACAGGCACTCACCGGAGCTGCCGTCTGGCAGCCGTGGGCTCTCAGGCCCCACGCTGCTCACGAACGTGGCCCGGGGCAGGAACAGCGTGAGGGGCTTCTCCGCTGCACCATCAGGGCCGTAAGCCTCCGCGTCCTCCGCtgcgtcctcctcctcctcctcctctgcctccgcCTCCTGCAGGGAGCTTTCAGGGGGGTACTCAAACGTGGTCTGCAGGCTCTTGTCGTTGAAGGAGATCTTCATCTGGGGGCAGGCGGCGCGTCAGCGAAGGCCCTACTGCGGGCCTTGGGGGTCCTCTAGCTGGACGGAGCTGGGTGCAGGGGGCCCCCAGGGTGCAGTGGGGATGTCAGACCAGAGCAGGAGCCCAGCACTCCATCGCCCTCACGGTGGGGGCTGCCCCTCATCAGAGAAGACCCTCCACCTGGACCCTCAGGCCGCGGTGTCTGCCTGTAGCCTGGGCCCTGCCCCTCCCTTcctgtcccctcccaccccagggtcCCCTCACTCCTAGTGACCATTGGTCCCAAGGCCCAGACCCCAGCCAGCACCAGGAGCCCTAAGGCAGGGGGTCTCCAGATCCCTCCAAGGCGGTCCCCAGGGTCGCAGGTCTGCCTCCCGAGGGAGTCAGGGCACCAGCCACATCTCTCAGCCTGACACTCGCCAGCAGGAACAGGTCCAGCTGAGGCCACACCCGGGAGCCCACCTCTGTGCTTCCAGCAAGCCCCTCCTGTCGGCTGGGGCCTTCCTCCAGGCCTGCGTTCACAGCCCAGCTTGCCAGGCACCGGGATGATCCTACCCGCCCTGCTCAGCACAGACCACCACGGCTGGGCCAGGGCCTGGCACGCCCACAACCAGGCCCCCAAGGGCCCACATGAGCTCAGGCAGCCGCTCTGCGCCAGGCCCAGGAAGGGGCACCGGGGGCTGTCACCGTTCTGCAGAGCGAGGCGGCCGGAAGCTGTGCCGGGCAGGGCCAGTGGCCCTCTTCTCTCACTCGGCCTGCCCACACGGTCTTCACCTGCCCTGTCCGCTCGACAGGCCCCAGGAGTCTATGCTGGGGAAAGTCCTCTGCTTTCCACCCACAGGCCTCGGAGCCCAGACTGTGCTGCGGGTGGGGAGGGCCCGTGGGGTCTGGACCCTCCCTCTCCGGGGCCCAGGGCCAGGCCCCCACCGCCTGCTCATGGGCTCAGCCGGCCAGGCGGGGTGGTAATGAATACGGGAGCCGCCTGCCCGCAGCAGATGTGAGCAGCCCTACAGGAGCTCGAAATATTAAACTCCAGGGCACAGGACACCACAGCCAGCTCaagttcctcctcctcccctggaaGGAGCCAAAGAGGCAGCCAGGCCCCCGGGCGAAGAACCTTGGGCCTGGGGACAGCGGAGAGCAGGGGAGGGTCTCAGAAGAGCTGGGCTCACGGTCCTGGGCAGCAGAGGGCCCAGCCTTGGGGGACATGCGCAGGGCTGCCCAGGAGCAGCCGGCACTGCCCTGCTGagccagggtcctgccacctCCCATGGGCACACACAGCTGTGGGCAGCCTTGCCTGCCTCTGCCCGGCCCGCAGGCACAGACGAGCGGTCAGGGAGATGGGCATACCATCACCAGGGCCAGGCAAAAGTGGGATCGAGGTGCTCGTCCCGAGACAGAACTCCATCCCTGGGGATGGAGTCAACTGGCCACCCCCCATCCACCGCCCCGGGAACTGGCCCTCTGAGACCTGCGGCCAAAGACCCCAGGAGGAGCCCAAGGCAGGAAGGGGCTTCCGGCACAGGGGTCACCCAGCCCAGGCCCGCAGGGAGCGTGCCCCTGGATACACAGCGCTGTCCCGAGGACCCCAGGCCCTCTGCGCCCATCCCCCGCCACTGGGGACAAGGACGGGCTCGCTGCCAGGGCCCAGCGGATTAGCACGCTCTCATTAGTCCGCGTGACCAGCTGCAAGCAGGACACCAAGGGGGCTGGGCGCAAACAGGCCCTGAGCCTGGCACGGCCTGGCCAGGCAGCGGCCGGGCGGGAGGGGTGGGCCCACAGGCCTGCCTCAGCCAGCTGGGGCACGCAGGAGGTCACGTCCCACCTCCCTTCAGTCCCCAGGCTCCACGTGAGCTCAGGTCTGTGGGTCACAGGACGCCCTGTGACTTGTGCGCTGGTGGGACCTGTCTCCAGACCCGAGGAGAACAGAAGGAGCAGGGGCTGCAGCCAGAGGCACCTGCACAAGCCTGGTCAGCTGACCGGCGGGGACTTTGCCCCAGGTCGCCAGCAGGTGGGTCCTGGCTCCGCCCACTTCACCCTCACCGCAGCCCGTCCGGCATGCCCAGCTGGTTACTGGAGAGTGTCCACCCTGCACTCTGGGCTGGGAGTGGGCTCCAGCAGTCCCAGCCGGGGGTGAGCACCCACCCCACTCCGTACCCCTGCACCCACCATCTCCCACTCAGCCCAAGCTCCAGGGGGCCACAGGACCACCCCACAAGGCCCCAGAGGAGTTCCCACGACGGCTCAGGTGGGATGCCCTGAGTTAAgggcagccccacccccacctaccCCCCTCCCCGCCATCAGTGAGGAAGCTGAGAGGAGGGACCGGGCCTGCTCCAGCGGTCCCGGGCTCTAGAAAGACCCGAGGACCAGAGGGGTGGGTGGCCGGGGGCTTGGGCATGGAGGCTCAAGCCCTGTGGGCATCGTGCTGGGCTGGGTGGGTGATGGGCAGgtgaggagggcagaggggaggggaggagctgcCAGACGGGCACCTCCCAGGGGAGAGGCCCACAGTGCAAACCCGGAGAGcctagggctggggcagggcgaGAGGGGCGTGGCCGCCCCCTCCCCTAGCAGCCAGGGAGAGGAAGGGTATCTGTGCTTCTGCCCAGAAATAACTAACTGGGGGCCATGTGCGCCCCCCGGGCACGGCTGCAGGGTGCGCAGCTGGCTGGGCGCCCACGCCCATGTGAGGAGCTGCGCCTCCCTGTCCCTCGGAAGAGGCGGCGGTctagcccccaccccacccaggagGCCCCCGATGTCCTGCTGGACTCCAGACCCCCACATCCCTGGAccgtggggtgggaggggaccgGGAGGGTGATGAAGCCCCAGGCTGGCTGGAATGGGCACAGGGGCCGTGGGACCACAGGGGGCGGCCATGGCCGGAGTGGCCCGGGTCACTGTGAAGGGCTGGGCGGCCCCACGCCTCCGTCCCACCCAACGGGCGTTCCGCTCTTCCTGGAAAGGGCAGCTGGTGCTCGCCCAGGCATAAACCACTCCCAGCAGCTCGTGCTGCTATGGCAGGGCCCTAGCCAGGCTGCTCACCATCCATCTGGACCCCCTACCCCTGAGGCTGGCACCAGGACAGAGACCAGGCTGGTCCGAGGGCCAGGCCAGGCCGGGGCCTTCTTCCTCTCGAAACTTCCTGGCGTCCTTCTCACCCCCACTCAGCCACTGGTGACCCCCACAGCCCTGCCCCGGCTTTGGGCTGCAGCCCTTCAGGCCCAGGAGACAGCAGAAGGCTCCCAGCGTGACGGCCGTGGGGCCATGGGGCTGGGACGGGGGCTCAGCAGAGAGCTCCGCGGCCTCCAGTGCCCTCAGGCCCACCCTCCGCATGGCAGGGTGGGAGCTACCGCCTCCACCGCCCGAGGCCAGCAGGGGAAAGGAGCCTCCAGCAGCAGTTGGGGCCAAGGGTCAGGACGCAGGAGCTGACGAGGGAGGGAACAGGCACGGGCGTGGGGCCGTGACCGTGGCTGCCGGACGCGAACAGAGGGTGAGGCGAGGTCAGGCGGGCAGgacggggcaggggcggggggcgccGGAAGCGCGGCGGGGGATAGGCGCGGCCTGACCGGGCAGATGGAGCGGCAGGAGAGGGTGGCGCAGGGAGTGACGCAGTGCCAAGGCCGACCCTGAGGCAGGAAGGCCAAAGGAAGCGGACGGGCGAGGTGCCGCGCCCAATTAGACAGCGCCAGCAGCACGGCGGGCGAGGGGGCTCCAGGACGCCAGCATGCCACCGCCCCCCACGGCCCCAACCACGGAGGCGAAGGGCAGAGGCAGCCTCAGGACgagcagaggaggagagggcGTCAGCCCACGGCACCTGCTGACCACAGTCATGTGGAGCTGGCCTTGGAATCCGCCCCGGGGTCACACACTGCTGCCGAGACGACCAGGAAGAATCTGAGGAACGTCTTCCTGTGCCCAGAGGGTGTCAGGCCTCCCCAGTGAGGGCAGCCTTTTCCTCACTCCCCAGCAGCTCAGCCCAGGCTCGGACCAGCCTGTCAACCCTCACTCAAAGCCAAGTCCTGCTAAGCATGAAGCCAGTATGCTCTCTGGGGAGCTGCGCAGGAGTCCCACCCCATCCAAATCAAAGGGCTTCCTGCCCCTTCCCACTTCCACCCTGGCCCCGGCTACCTGCACAGGCCAGGACCCGAAGAACATGCCAGGCCACTCCTCAAACCTAGGGCCCACCTGGGACAGGACTGCCCAGCCAATTCCAGAGAGAGCCACGAGAGTCAACAAGAAGACACAGCCCTGGCTAGACCCACAGTCCCCACCAGCCTCTCAATGTACAGAGCCCCTGGGTCCCCAGGATCCCACTGGAACCCGTGCCAGGGACTCCCCCAGCCCAGACTCTCCTGGAGCATGCACAGCCACCGGCCCCCTCTGGTCCACGTAGACGCCATCCTGCACCCAGCCCAGGTGTCCTGAGAACAGGCCACGTGCTACACGCACAGATCTGTGACCTGCCACCTCTCCCCCTCCCTGCTGGGGACCCTGCTCCCCGCCACTCACCTTCTTTCTTGAGGAGCCAGCCTTGGTGAGACAGGACTTCTGCAGGGCCAGATAGCCACCGATCACCTCGATCTCGTGCACGGTGGGGTAGCGCTTCTTCGGCGAGGTCCCCACGGCAGCAGGGGGCTCTGAAACTCTGCCTGGCTCCTCTTCCTCAGCCTCCCTTGGCCTGGCCACGCCATTGGCCTGGACGGCCCCTGGCTTCCTCTTAGGCACCACTGTGAAGGTGTTGCCACCCCGACGCTGGAGCTCTGACAAGTGCCCAGGCCTGGTCGGATGTGGGTGGTACTGGGGAGGCGCGCCAGCCCCGGAGCAGGGCAGTTTGGCTTCTTGGGGAACCTCGTCCTCCGAGTCCACCTCATCAATGAAAGTGATGGGCAGCCCTGGCCGCCCAGGCTCCCTGCCACTGTTGGCCAAGCCAGGAGTCTGGAAGCCCTGGGCAGGCTCAGCTTCAGTGGCGGCCCGTGGAGACGGCGGTGGTGAGGGCGGCCTCTGCCACCTGATGGCAGGGTCCACAAGGGCAGTGGCGGGTGCGGGGCTGCCCCCCTCCTCGATCCTGGAGGGGCTCCTCCCCGCTGCAGACACATCATCCACtccaggcacctgctgggcttcAGGCTCCGGGTGCTGGGAGGCCCAGCCAACTTCTTCCTCTGGAGGCGCCATGGACCGCCTTCCTTCCCCAGGAGGAGCCCCAGAGGTCTTGCGCCTGGGGATGACTACGAAAGAGTTTGGAGAGTTCACTCGAAGGCTGGCCAGAGCCCGGGCCTGGAGATCCCCAGCAGGGATCCTGCCCATGTCTGGCTTGGGGGCTGGCTGGATCTCGAAGGAGTCATTGGCGCTGGCGGCCGCGGAGACCCGCTGGCGCTGGCTGGGAGTGGCACTGGAAGGGCTGAGCGTGGGCAGGGCCGGAGCCGCGGCTGGAGTGGCACTGGGGGTCCCCTGGCTGGGGGACTGGTGGGCGGGG from Budorcas taxicolor isolate Tak-1 chromosome 11, Takin1.1, whole genome shotgun sequence carries:
- the SSNA1 gene encoding microtubule nucleation factor SSNA1; its protein translation is MTQQGAALQNYNNELVKCIEELCQKREELCRQIQQEEEEKQRLQNEVRQLTEKLARVNENLARKIASRNEFDRTIAETEAAYLKILESSQTLLSVLKREAGNLTKATASEQKSSGGKES
- the TPRN gene encoding taperin translates to MGGGPGVGPLREGRRRAAAAVPGARWLRRPLCSMAGLGRPGPAPRAAMPAWKREILERKRAKLAALGGGAALVAGAGATETAGPETEPLVLAESLGPLRENPFMRLESERRHGARRGGGAGVAGPGARPAEQLLELYCCVPGVRTIRADNILIIESAPGFPPAPAPAPSPGLGPGGTARIRAAEVLVYEASLPPGRVSRLLQKFDPPAAPRRRGSPERVRPTPPPSPGPAVPRVGERAACFQSDPERCGSGLGPRPRRSDFLHKTSSNSFTVHPRGLRHSAGTRPLPNGPAAPESRAGAAKGFEGSAPGPGEWKPKVESGEAPAHQSPSQGTPSATPAAAPALPTLSPSSATPSQRQRVSAAASANDSFEIQPAPKPDMGRIPAGDLQARALASLRVNSPNSFVVIPRRKTSGAPPGEGRRSMAPPEEEVGWASQHPEPEAQQVPGVDDVSAAGRSPSRIEEGGSPAPATALVDPAIRWQRPPSPPPSPRAATEAEPAQGFQTPGLANSGREPGRPGLPITFIDEVDSEDEVPQEAKLPCSGAGAPPQYHPHPTRPGHLSELQRRGGNTFTVVPKRKPGAVQANGVARPREAEEEEPGRVSEPPAAVGTSPKKRYPTVHEIEVIGGYLALQKSCLTKAGSSRKKMKISFNDKSLQTTFEYPPESSLQEAEAEEEEEEDAAEDAEAYGPDGAAEKPLTLFLPRATFVSSVGPESPRLPDGSSGLSSYTPKHSVAFSKWPEQVLERAPSAEEAPSKEVMLTPASQNDLSDFRSEPALYF